CGCGCGCGGCTGAGGACCCGACGGCGCGTTACGTGGCATCGTCGTTCGCGCTGTGGAATCCGGACGGGACGCGCGTGCCGCTGCGCTGGTGCGGCAGCCGGCCGCAGGGTGGCGTGGTGTGGGTGTGCATGCGCGGTCCCCTTCCGCGCGGGCTGCGCGGCGCACGCGTCCTGAGCACGCTCCAGTTCGCGCTCTACGACGACCAGGTGAACGTGGTGCAGGCGGGCACGGCGGCGAGCCGGAAGACGATGATGTTCGTCCCCGGCGACCGCCCCAAGCCGATCCCGTAAGTGCCCTCGCGCTCTGCCCAGCCGCCGCGCGACCTGCGCTTCGCCCGCCTCCCGCTGCTGCTGGCGTACCTCCTGGTGCTGCTGGGCACCCCGATTGGCGAGGCGGGCTTCCTCTGGATGCACCTCACGACCGCGCACTCCAGCCCCGCAAAGCCGCACGCGGAGCTGGAGCGCCCCGCCGGCCTGCGGCTCCGCGCGGATGGAACGCTCGCGAGCACCCCCGAGCACGAGCACGAGCCTCCTCCTGCGCAAGAGCACGAGCACGCCGCCCCGCCGAAGCACGAACCTGCAGGCGCGCGCGAGCACCAGCGCGCAGGCTCGGGTGAGCATGGACACGCGCATGCGGATGAGAGCGAGCACGCCGACGCAGCCGAGCACACGCGCGCAGCCGAGCGCGAGCACGCGCATGTAATCTCAGAGCACGCGAACCCGTCCGAGCATCACGCGCGGATTGCAAGCAGCGAAACCGAACCTGCGCCCCGATCCGTCGCGCCGGACCAGCTGCACGAGCACGGCGGCAGGATGCACACGCACCGGCAGCATCGCGCTCCTGACGCGGAGCTGCTGATCGATGCGCTCTCGAAGTTCTATCTCGCCCCTCCCCCCAAGTCCGCGCCCTCCACGAACGCGGACGCTCGCCATGCACGCCAGATCCCGCCGACCCCGCACCAGGTCGCCGCGCGGATCGATACGCCTCCCCCAAGACCGCCGGGCTGAAAACAGTCATAGCTCCCGGAGCGCGACCGCGTTCCGGCTCAGCGTGGGATGCCCTTTTCGGCAGCCTGGTCTTCGTGCGCCCTCCGACTAGGCGTCTAGATCGAGGCTGGCGGCATCCCGTGCCCGGCAAACAACACGGGGACTCGCATGAATCGACACAGCTGCACCACCCGAGCGCGATGGACGCGCTCGGCACTCCTGG
The DNA window shown above is from Longimicrobium sp. and carries:
- a CDS encoding DUF6702 family protein, which gives rise to MPRPWMRRGRALAALCVVALLGAARPAAHPIHTTLAVVTHLPAERAVTVNVRVFADDLALGVARHPRPAARAAEDPTARYVASSFALWNPDGTRVPLRWCGSRPQGGVVWVCMRGPLPRGLRGARVLSTLQFALYDDQVNVVQAGTAASRKTMMFVPGDRPKPIP